One Halalkalicoccus subterraneus genomic window, AGGGCGGCATCCAACGCCCCCTGTGCCGCACCCACGGCCTGAGCGGCGACGCTCACCCGCCCGGAGCTGAAGAAGTTCATCAGCTGGTAGAACCCCTCGTTCACCTCCCCGATGACGTTTTCTTCAGGCACATGCACGTCGTCAAGGATCAGTTCGGCGAGATCCGAAGCCCGGATGCCGAGCTTGTTGTCGATCTTCTCGGCGGTGACCCCCTCGGTGTCGGTCGGAACGAGAAACGCGGTGATCCCGCGCTTTCCGGCCTCCATGTCGGTTTTCGCCATCACGACCGCGACGTCGGCGACCGTTCCGTTGGTGATCCATGTCTTGTTGCCGTTGATGACGTACTCCTCGCCGTCCTGCTGTGCGCGCGTTTCCATCCCCGCGACGTTCGACCCGTGGGCGGGCTCGCTGATCGCGCTTGCACACGCCGACTCGCCGCCCGTGATCCGGGTGAGCCACTCGGATTTCATCCACTCGTCGCCGAACTCGAGGATCATGTTCGATCCGAATCCTCTGGAACCGATCGCGCTCCCGATTCCCGGGTCGGCCCGCCAGAGTTCCTCGGTAACGATACTACTCGAGAGGGTGTCCATCCCCGGCCCGCCGTACTCCTCGGGGATGTTCGGCGCGACGAGATCGTAGCGGGCGGCCTGTTCGATCAACTCGTAGGGGTATTTTCCCTCCTCGTCGTGCTCGCGTGCGACCGGCGCGATCTCCTCTTCGCCGAACTCCCGCACCGCATCGCGGATCGCCCGGTGTTCGTCGGACAGCGTGAATGCCATACGGGCGAGTCGAATTCCGCTGTAAAATATCTTTGCCAGTAGTTCGAACTTCGTTAACCAAATCGTCGTCCGAAACGCCCCCGTTTAATACCGGCGCAGTCATGGGTGAGGTATGCACGCCATCGCGCTCGGCAACGAGGAGTTCGAAGGACGCAATACCGCCTATCTCATGGAGGGCGAGCCCCTGACGCTTCTCGATACCGGGATCGCGACCGGGCGAACCCGCGGGCAGCTCCACGAGGGACTTGCCGAGTACGGCTACGACGTTCCCGATATCGAGCAAGTCGTCCTCACGCACTTCCATTCCGACCACGCCGGATTAGCGGGGGAACTCCAGCGCGAGAGCGACGCGACGGTGTACGCCCACGCGGCCGACGCACCGCTGATCGAGCAGCGCGCCGAGGCGCTCGCCGATCTGGACGCACGCCGCCGTGAGCTGTTCGCCGAGTGGGGGATGCCCGAGGCGGAGCGCGAAGAACTGCTTACCTTTCTCGACTCCCATCAGGAGATCATGGGCGAGCCGGCCGACGTCACCACGATCGAGGACGGTCAGCGGATCGAGACCGGCGAGATGGCCCTCGATACGCTGCACACGCCGGGCCACGCCGCGGGACTCTGTTGTTTCGCGTTCTCCACTGGGGACGGAACCGAGGCGTTCGTCGGCGATACGATCCTCCCTGTTTATACCCCGAACGTCGGCGGCGCGGACGTCCGGGTCGAGGCCCCCCTCGAAAAATACCTCGCTTCCCTCCGAACGCTGATCGAGCACGACTTCGAGCGGGTCTGGCCGGGCCACCGTGACGTCATCGAGGAGCCGACGGAACGCGCCCGGTATATCCTCGATCACCACCGCGAGCGGACCGAACGGGTCCTTTCGGTGCTCCGGGAGGGACCCGCCGACGCCTGGAGCGTCAGCGCGGAGCTGTTCGGCGATCTCGAAGGGATTCACGTCATGCACGGTCCCGGCGAGGCCTTCGCCCATCTGGACCATCTCGAAGATGCGGGCCACGTCGAACGCGACGGGAAGGAGTACGTCCTCACCGGGGAACCGGACCTCGAATCGTTGATCCCGTCGGCCTGACTTTTGACCCGACCTAACGCTTAACGTCCCTCGAACTCCGGATCGCGCCCCTCGAGAAAGGCCTCGACGCCCTCCTCGTGGTCGGCGCTTTCGAAGACGACTCCCTGAGCGACCGCCTCGTCGGTCATCGCGCGGTCGACGGACTTCTCGAGGCCCTCGCCGAGCAATCGCTTGGCGTGGCGAAGCGCCACCGTCGGGCCCGCGGCGATCCGCTCGACGAGCTCGTCGGCACGCTCGTCGAACTCCTCGGTGGGATAGACGTGGTTGAACAGCCCGATCTCGCCCGCGCGCTCGGCGTCGAGGATCTCGCCGGTGAAGACGAGTTCCTTGGCGACGTTCTCGCCGACGACTCTGGGCAGGAGATAGGAAGTCCCGGCGTCGACGCTCAGGCCCACGTTTCGGAAGACGAAGCCCATGCTCGCCCGGTCGCTCGCCAGTTGGAGGTCACAGGCCAGCGCGAGGTTCGCGCCGGCACCCACGGCGGGGCCGTCGACCTTCGCGACCGTCGGCAGCGGATAGGTGATTAGTCGGGCGAGGGTCTCGCTGGTCGTACGTTCGAGCTCGCGCACCCGCTGGTCGATTGGGGCGTCGCCCTCGATCCCCTCGCGCATCGCAGCGATGTCCCCGCCCGCCGAGAACGCGCCGCCCGATCCCTCGACGACGAGACAGCGCGCGCCGCGCCCCTCGACCGTTGCGAGCGCCTTACGCAGGCCGTCGCTCACCTCCTGCGAGAGAGCGTTCTTTCGGTCGGGCCGGTCGATCGTGACCGTCGCTACCCCGTCGTCGAGCGCCAGTCGAACGGCGTCGCTGTCGATCATTCGGCGTCGAGTTCCCGCTCTTCGAGTTTGAACTTCTGGACCTTGCCGGTGGTGGTGCGGGGCAGTTCCTCGACGAACTCCACCTCGCGGGGGTGTTTGTACTCCGCGAGGTTCGACAGGCAGTACTCCTTGATGGCCTCCTCGCTCACGTCGGCGTCCGGTCTCAAGACGACGTAGGCCTTGATCGTCTCGCCCCGGCGCTCGTCGGGGATCCCGACGACGGCGGCGTCCGCCACGGCCTCGTGTTCGAACAGCAGTTCCTCGACTTCGCGCGGGTAGACGTTGTAGCCCGCGGTGACGATCATGTGTTTCTCGCGATCGACGACGTAGTAGAAGCCCTCGGCGTCGTGATAGCCGATGTCGCCGGTGTGGAACCAGCGTCGCCCGCCCTCCTCGGTGAAGGCCTCCTCGTTCGCCTCGGGCAAGCCATAATACCCCTTCATCACGTTCGGGCCGGCGATGACGAGTTCGCCCGTGATCTCGTTGAGGTCGACCTCCTCCTCGTCGACGGGGCCGCGCTCGACCGGCGGCACGTCGGTAAAGTCGTCGGTGACGATCCGCGAGTCGATCCCCGGCAGGCTCTTGCCGATCGAGCCGACCCGACGGTCGTCGGGGCTGTTGAAGTGCGTCACCGGCGAGGTCTCGGTCAGCCCGTAGCCCTCACAGACGGTCACGTCGTACAGTTCCTCGAACCTCCGGAGGACTTCGATCGGGATGCCAGCGCCGCCGACGCCAGCGAGACGGAGCGAGGAGAGGTCGAACTCCGTGGCGTCGGGCTGGTTGATCACGTCGTTGTACATCGCGGGCACGCCGTGCATCAGGCTGATCTCTTCCTCGGCGATCAGCGAGGTCGCCTCCCCCGCGTCCCACGACGGGCGCGGGTAGTACGCCCCGCCGGCGAAGAGCGTCGCGTTCATCGTCACCGTCATCCCGTAGATGTGAAAGAGGGGAAGCACGCCGAGCATCGTGTCGTCGGCGCGGATCCCGTCGGGGACGATCGACACCGACGCCTCGGCGTTCGTCGCGAGGTTCTCGTGGGTCAGCTGCACCCCCTTGGGCCGGCCCGTGGTCCCCGAGGTGTAGGGCTGGACCGCATCAGCGTCGTCGTCCCGCTCGACCACGTCGAGTTCCTCCTCGGCGAGGAACTCCTCGAAGGTGATCGCCCCTTCTGCTTCGCCGCCCACGGAGACGACCGTCTCGACGTCGGTGTCGTCCTTCACCTCCTCGACGAACGGGACGAGATCCGACAGCGTGACGACCGCCTTCGCCCCGCTGTCGGCGAGCAGGTGGCCGATCTCGCGGGCCTTGTACTGGGGGTTCATCGGGACGACCACGCCGCCGGCTCTCAGGGTCCCATGAAAGGCGACGAGGAACTGTGGGAGGTTCGGTAGGTAGACCCCCACCCGGTCGTCGGCCCCGATCCCTCGTTCGTCGAGGGCCGCCGCAAAGCCCCCCGTCTGCGCCCAGAACTCCCGGTAGGGGGTTTCGTCGCCCTCGTAGCCGACCGCCGTCCGCTCGGGGGCCTCCTCGACCACCCTCGCCACCTGTCTGACAAGATTTGTCATGTTCGATCCGTACAATGGTGCTCCCCGGCAAAAAGATTCCCACTGTGTCTTCCAGAATTTCCGAAAGTACCCGATATCCCTACCAGTGATCAACGACTCGATACGGTCGTCCAGATGGGTTAGGACGCGTCGAGCCGGGACCCACAACTATGTGAGTCCGAGCCATCGAGGTACCCATGGCCTTCGCACGCCACGGAGAGGGGGTCGGTGGGGATCTGTCGGCGCTGCTCTCACAGGTCCATCCCGTGTTCATGCTGCCGCCGGTCGCCGCCTCGTGGTTCGGTAGCATGCTCGCCGGGGAGTTCTCGCTCGCGCTCGGCGCGCTGCATATGACGGCGATCTTCGCAGCGGTCTACACCGCCCACGTCAAGGACGGCTACGTCGACTTCTATCGCCGGGGCGAGGACGACGACCACCCGCTCTCGGAGGCGGGCTGTGAGCGCGCGCTCGTGGGTGCAACCGTCCTGTTTTTCGCCTGCACGCTCGCGCTCGGAGTCCTCGTCGGTCCGTGGGCCGCCCTGCTGACGCTGCCGACGTGGCTCATCGCCTACCTCCATGCACCCCAACTCGACACCAACCCGATCACCACGACGACGGGATATCCGGCCGGGATCGCGCTCGCTATCCTCGGGGGGTTTTACGTCCAGGTCGGCGCCCTCGAACCGATCGCGCTCGCGTTCGCGCTCGTCTTTCTCGTCCTGCTTTCGGGGGTGAAAGTCATCGACGACCAGCAGGACTACGCCTACGATCGCTCGATCGAGAAGCGAACCGTCGCGGTCGCGCTGGGTCCCGAGCGCGCCCGGAGCACTGCCTACGGACTGATGGCGCTCGGGCTGGCGCTCGTGGTCGGCTTCGCGCTCCTTCGAGTGTTCCCGCCCGAAACGGCGCTCGCCGTGGTCGCGTTCGGCGTCGTGGCCGCGATCTCCCGGCGTGCGGACTCCGAACTCGCGACGATGCTGCTCGTTCGCGGGGCGTACGTCTTTCTGGCTCTCCTCCTTGCGGCGGTCTGGTTCCGACCGCTGTAGCCGGCCCGGGTTTTAATCCGTCCCCGTTCGAACGCCGGGACATGGCAGACGACACCGTCCGCACGACGGCGATCGAGACCGACATCGTCTCGCGGACCGCCGAGGATTCGGACGTCGACCGTGAGGCACTGGCCGATGCGCTCGAACTGCTCGACGCCGACCTGAAGGGGCGTCACTCCGAGTTCGAGCACGACACCTACGTCACCGTCGAGGAGCGACGCGCCTACGCCGTCGACCCCGACGAGTGGGAGTCGCTGTTCGAGCCCTACGACCTCGGGGACTCCCTCGAGGACGCCGCACGGCAGGCCCACGAGCGCCAGGCCGAGGCGCTGTTCGTCGCGAGCGAGGGCGACAGTGACTCCCTAGGAAACGCCTCGGGCGTCGTCGCCGGGGTCGACACCGCAGAGCAGTTCGACTGAGTCAGCGAAACAGCGCGCCGGGGCCCTCGCACTCGAACCCGGCCG contains:
- a CDS encoding MBL fold metallo-hydrolase, encoding MHAIALGNEEFEGRNTAYLMEGEPLTLLDTGIATGRTRGQLHEGLAEYGYDVPDIEQVVLTHFHSDHAGLAGELQRESDATVYAHAADAPLIEQRAEALADLDARRRELFAEWGMPEAEREELLTFLDSHQEIMGEPADVTTIEDGQRIETGEMALDTLHTPGHAAGLCCFAFSTGDGTEAFVGDTILPVYTPNVGGADVRVEAPLEKYLASLRTLIEHDFERVWPGHRDVIEEPTERARYILDHHRERTERVLSVLREGPADAWSVSAELFGDLEGIHVMHGPGEAFAHLDHLEDAGHVERDGKEYVLTGEPDLESLIPSA
- a CDS encoding enoyl-CoA hydratase-related protein — translated: MIDSDAVRLALDDGVATVTIDRPDRKNALSQEVSDGLRKALATVEGRGARCLVVEGSGGAFSAGGDIAAMREGIEGDAPIDQRVRELERTTSETLARLITYPLPTVAKVDGPAVGAGANLALACDLQLASDRASMGFVFRNVGLSVDAGTSYLLPRVVGENVAKELVFTGEILDAERAGEIGLFNHVYPTEEFDERADELVERIAAGPTVALRHAKRLLGEGLEKSVDRAMTDEAVAQGVVFESADHEEGVEAFLEGRDPEFEGR
- a CDS encoding UbiA family prenyltransferase, yielding MAFARHGEGVGGDLSALLSQVHPVFMLPPVAASWFGSMLAGEFSLALGALHMTAIFAAVYTAHVKDGYVDFYRRGEDDDHPLSEAGCERALVGATVLFFACTLALGVLVGPWAALLTLPTWLIAYLHAPQLDTNPITTTTGYPAGIALAILGGFYVQVGALEPIALAFALVFLVLLSGVKVIDDQQDYAYDRSIEKRTVAVALGPERARSTAYGLMALGLALVVGFALLRVFPPETALAVVAFGVVAAISRRADSELATMLLVRGAYVFLALLLAAVWFRPL
- a CDS encoding long-chain-fatty-acid--CoA ligase, which translates into the protein MTNLVRQVARVVEEAPERTAVGYEGDETPYREFWAQTGGFAAALDERGIGADDRVGVYLPNLPQFLVAFHGTLRAGGVVVPMNPQYKAREIGHLLADSGAKAVVTLSDLVPFVEEVKDDTDVETVVSVGGEAEGAITFEEFLAEEELDVVERDDDADAVQPYTSGTTGRPKGVQLTHENLATNAEASVSIVPDGIRADDTMLGVLPLFHIYGMTVTMNATLFAGGAYYPRPSWDAGEATSLIAEEEISLMHGVPAMYNDVINQPDATEFDLSSLRLAGVGGAGIPIEVLRRFEELYDVTVCEGYGLTETSPVTHFNSPDDRRVGSIGKSLPGIDSRIVTDDFTDVPPVERGPVDEEEVDLNEITGELVIAGPNVMKGYYGLPEANEEAFTEEGGRRWFHTGDIGYHDAEGFYYVVDREKHMIVTAGYNVYPREVEELLFEHEAVADAAVVGIPDERRGETIKAYVVLRPDADVSEEAIKEYCLSNLAEYKHPREVEFVEELPRTTTGKVQKFKLEERELDAE
- a CDS encoding acyl-CoA dehydrogenase family protein, whose protein sequence is MAFTLSDEHRAIRDAVREFGEEEIAPVAREHDEEGKYPYELIEQAARYDLVAPNIPEEYGGPGMDTLSSSIVTEELWRADPGIGSAIGSRGFGSNMILEFGDEWMKSEWLTRITGGESACASAISEPAHGSNVAGMETRAQQDGEEYVINGNKTWITNGTVADVAVVMAKTDMEAGKRGITAFLVPTDTEGVTAEKIDNKLGIRASDLAELILDDVHVPEENVIGEVNEGFYQLMNFFSSGRVSVAAQAVGAAQGALDAALEYAGEREQFGRKIGEFQAIEHKLAEMATSVEAARSLTYRAASEVTDGDQRTAMKFASMAKLFASEHAVEVADESIQVHGGAGYVTDHPAERYYRDARITKIYEGTSEIQKNIIADQLR